Genomic segment of Triticum dicoccoides isolate Atlit2015 ecotype Zavitan unplaced genomic scaffold, WEW_v2.0 scaffold192384, whole genome shotgun sequence:
TTTTTTAGATTCCTCACATGAAGGGGATTAGGGGTTGGCATTGCCATACCCAGATCCAGCACCTTTGCCTGCACCACTCCCACCATTTCTTCCTCCTCCATTGCCACCACCGTTTCCACCAGCATCTGCATTTGTACTACCTTGTCTATACCAATTGTTAGTAGCTGTAGCTGAGCCAGAACCAGTGCCACTACCAGCCCCATATCCACTAGATCCTTGATAACCACTAGCTTtccctccaccaccgccaccaccggcACCGCCAGCGCTAGTATATCCACCATAGCCACCACCATAAGGATATGAAGATCCTTGACTATATTGACTGGAACCAGAGCCAGAGCCGGACCCGCTACCATATCCAGTTCCACCATTTtggccaccgcctccgccgccacctccacctccaccgcttGCATGGCTACCACTACTAGAACTCACGCCAGACCCAGTTCCACTCCCAGCACCCGAGCCACCACCACTCACAGTTCCCCCACcctctcctcctcccgctcccgttCCCGTGGCGCTTCCACTGTCGAATCTAACCACCCTTGCAGCATTGGCCAGTCCAA
This window contains:
- the LOC119344912 gene encoding putative glycine-rich cell wall structural protein 1, which encodes MVGTKLVALGYVVLLSIGLANAARVVRFDSGSATGTGAGGGEGGGTVSGGGSGAGSGTGSGVSSSSGSHASGGGGGGGGGGGQNGGTGYGSGSGSGSGSSQYSQGSSYPYGGGYGGYTSAGGAGGGGGGGKASGYQGSSGYGAGSGTGSGSATATNNWYRQGSTNADAGGNGGGNGGGRNGGSGAGKGAGSGYGNANP